The proteins below come from a single Synechococcus sp. WH 8101 genomic window:
- a CDS encoding DUF3326 domain-containing protein has product MTAASLPTLLVVPTGIGCAIGGFAGDALPTARLLAAASGCLVTHPNVMNGAALYWSDPRIHYVEGYALDRFAAGDWALQPVRQQRIGLLLDAGIEPELRQRHLQVADGCRATLGLEIGPVLSTDQPLGVHLELGESGVSWGSLEHPDALLRAGERLKDAGATAIAVVARFPEDPDSEALAAYRHGSGVDALAGAEAVISHGLVRHLRIPCAHAPALSPLPLDPQLDPRAAGEELGYTFLACVLVGLSRAPDLVEPTGRAGVTGLQLQAEDLGAVVVPEGALGGEAVLACIERGIPVITVANASLLQVTAAALGLADRVLPAASYAEAAGLVLSLREGIAPAALQRPLRALQESC; this is encoded by the coding sequence GTGACGGCAGCGTCTCTGCCCACCCTGCTGGTGGTGCCCACAGGCATCGGCTGTGCGATCGGTGGGTTTGCCGGGGATGCCCTGCCCACTGCGCGACTGTTGGCGGCGGCCTCTGGCTGCCTGGTGACCCATCCGAATGTGATGAACGGAGCCGCGCTCTACTGGAGCGATCCCCGTATCCATTACGTGGAGGGCTACGCCCTCGATCGCTTTGCCGCCGGCGACTGGGCCCTGCAACCCGTGCGTCAGCAACGGATTGGCCTCCTGCTGGATGCCGGGATTGAGCCGGAGTTGCGCCAGCGCCATCTTCAGGTGGCGGATGGCTGCCGGGCCACGCTGGGGCTGGAGATCGGACCTGTGCTCAGCACCGACCAACCGCTCGGGGTCCATCTGGAGCTGGGGGAGAGCGGCGTGAGCTGGGGAAGCCTGGAGCATCCCGATGCCCTGCTACGGGCAGGAGAGCGCCTGAAAGATGCTGGTGCCACGGCGATCGCTGTGGTGGCGCGCTTTCCCGAGGACCCCGACAGCGAGGCTCTGGCGGCCTATCGCCACGGCAGTGGTGTGGATGCCCTCGCCGGTGCGGAGGCGGTGATCAGCCATGGGCTTGTGCGTCACCTTCGGATCCCCTGCGCCCACGCGCCGGCATTGTCGCCATTGCCCCTTGATCCGCAGCTCGATCCCCGCGCGGCGGGAGAGGAGCTGGGGTACACGTTTTTGGCCTGTGTGTTGGTGGGACTGAGCCGGGCGCCGGATCTGGTGGAGCCAACCGGTCGCGCTGGCGTGACTGGCTTGCAGCTGCAGGCTGAGGATCTCGGTGCGGTGGTGGTGCCTGAAGGAGCCCTGGGCGGCGAGGCGGTGCTGGCGTGTATTGAGCGAGGCATCCCGGTGATCACCGTCGCCAATGCCTCTCTGTTGCAGGTGACTGCGGCGGCGCTCGGCCTGGCGGACCGGGTGCTGCCGGCGGCGAGTTACGCCGAGGCGGCGGGGTTGGTGCTCAGCCTTCGGGAGGGGATTGCCCCTGCGGCGCTGCAGCGGCCGCTGCGGGCACTGCAGGAGAGTTGCTGA
- a CDS encoding GTP-binding protein has product MKASDPSHGSERRPSTLKRCLQLLEQWRAELHLTPRETTLLAGNLKALERQLDRLAQRRLRVAVFGRVGVGKSSLVNALVGEAVLATDVAHGCTRQQQAVPWPIAVPGLTGVDLVDTPGIDEVAAAGRARLAARVALQADLVLLVLDGDITRVELEALETLRDGGKPVLPVLNRSDCWPPHELDALLQSIQQRLPKGMVPPVAVAAAPREAVQLEDGRVRSRAVTARITALATGLQQWLEAQGPALLALNALRQAERLQQALEAGRLKRRRQAAQGLIGRYAALKAAGVAANPLVLLDLAGGLACDTALVVQLCQLYDLPMGGPAARRLLQRLSGHNALIGGAQLGIQVALSGVRQLLLVAAPFTAGLSLAPAAPVAMAQAALAVHTTRRTGRLTARWLLEQRGRGRRSQPQPTSLLKRLAWQDATLGRLLMAWPQRQDRGSLRELLP; this is encoded by the coding sequence ATGAAAGCCAGCGATCCCAGCCATGGCAGCGAAAGGAGACCATCCACCCTGAAACGCTGCCTGCAGCTGCTGGAGCAGTGGCGTGCGGAGCTGCACCTCACCCCGAGGGAAACCACGCTGCTGGCCGGCAACCTCAAGGCGCTGGAACGCCAACTCGATCGGCTGGCTCAGCGACGGCTGCGGGTGGCGGTGTTCGGGCGCGTGGGTGTGGGGAAATCGAGCCTGGTGAATGCACTGGTGGGGGAGGCCGTGCTGGCCACCGACGTGGCCCATGGCTGCACCCGCCAACAGCAGGCCGTGCCCTGGCCGATCGCTGTGCCGGGGCTGACGGGCGTGGATCTGGTGGACACCCCAGGCATCGATGAGGTCGCCGCCGCCGGCCGAGCCCGGCTGGCCGCTCGGGTGGCGCTGCAGGCCGATCTGGTGCTGTTGGTGCTGGATGGCGACATCACCCGTGTGGAACTGGAGGCCCTCGAGACCCTGCGCGACGGTGGCAAACCCGTGCTGCCGGTGCTCAACCGCAGCGATTGCTGGCCCCCACACGAGCTCGACGCCTTGCTGCAGAGCATCCAGCAACGGCTGCCCAAGGGAATGGTCCCCCCCGTGGCGGTGGCCGCCGCACCTCGAGAGGCGGTGCAGCTGGAGGACGGCCGGGTGCGCAGTCGTGCCGTGACCGCCCGGATCACGGCACTGGCCACAGGCCTGCAGCAGTGGCTGGAGGCCCAGGGGCCGGCCCTGCTCGCCCTCAACGCCTTGCGCCAGGCGGAACGACTGCAACAGGCGCTTGAGGCTGGTCGCCTGAAGCGCAGGCGTCAGGCGGCCCAGGGGCTGATTGGTCGCTACGCCGCCCTCAAGGCGGCGGGTGTCGCCGCCAATCCCTTGGTGCTGCTGGATCTGGCCGGAGGTCTCGCCTGCGACACGGCCCTGGTGGTGCAGCTCTGCCAGCTCTATGACCTGCCCATGGGGGGACCCGCCGCCCGCCGGCTGCTGCAGCGGCTCTCCGGCCACAACGCCCTGATCGGCGGGGCCCAACTGGGCATTCAGGTGGCCCTCAGCGGCGTCCGCCAGCTGCTGCTGGTGGCGGCCCCATTTACGGCCGGGCTCTCCCTGGCGCCAGCGGCACCGGTGGCCATGGCCCAGGCGGCTCTCGCCGTCCACACCACCCGCCGCACCGGACGACTCACTGCTCGCTGGCTGCTGGAGCAACGGGGCCGAGGCCGGCGGAGCCAACCACAACCCACCAGCCTGCTGAAACGGCTCGCCTGGCAGGACGCCACGCTGGGGAGACTTCTGATGGCGTGGCCCCAGCGCCAGGATCGGGGAAGCCTGCGAGAGCTGCTGCCATGA
- a CDS encoding 2Fe-2S iron-sulfur cluster-binding protein, protein MSDSTAAPSFAITVELDGQQHAFPCTPEQTVLAAAEAAGVQLPSSCCAGVCTTCAARITEGEVHQPDAMGVKEELRKDGFALLCVSYPRSDLKVIAGQEDALYEAQFGQYQK, encoded by the coding sequence ATGAGCGATTCCACTGCGGCCCCCTCCTTCGCCATCACCGTTGAATTGGATGGTCAGCAGCACGCCTTTCCGTGCACCCCTGAGCAAACGGTGCTCGCCGCTGCCGAAGCGGCGGGTGTTCAGCTGCCCAGTTCCTGCTGCGCCGGGGTCTGCACGACCTGTGCGGCCCGCATCACTGAGGGCGAGGTGCATCAGCCCGACGCTATGGGTGTGAAAGAAGAGCTGCGCAAGGATGGATTTGCGCTTCTTTGTGTGTCCTACCCCCGTTCCGATCTCAAGGTGATCGCTGGTCAGGAGGATGCGCTGTATGAGGCCCAGTTCGGTCAGTATCAGAAGTGA
- a CDS encoding F0F1 ATP synthase subunit gamma: MANLKEIRDRIKSVKNTRKITEAMRLVAAAKVRRAQEQVLRSRPFADRLARLLENLQSRMRFEDADAPLLEQRDVDTITLVAVTGDRGLCGGYNANIIKRTEQRFAELKGQGYKVDLVLIGRKAISYFTNRQYPIQATFTGLEQVPTADEAGAIANEVFAEFLSDTTDRVEIIYTKFINLVSCKPVVQTLLPLDPQGIAEADDEIFRLTTKEGRLTVETGSGPANTQPSLPSDIVFEQSPEQLLNALLPLYLQNQLLRSLQEAAASELASRMTAMNNASDNAKALAKTLTLDYNKARQAAITQEILEVVGGAAAMV; encoded by the coding sequence ATGGCAAATCTGAAGGAGATCCGAGACCGGATCAAATCGGTCAAAAACACTCGCAAGATCACCGAGGCCATGCGTCTGGTGGCTGCGGCCAAAGTGCGTCGGGCCCAGGAACAGGTGCTGCGTAGCCGTCCCTTCGCGGATCGGCTTGCACGCCTGCTGGAAAACCTCCAGTCGCGCATGCGTTTTGAAGACGCCGACGCTCCTCTCCTGGAGCAACGCGACGTTGACACCATCACCCTGGTGGCTGTCACCGGTGATCGTGGCTTGTGTGGCGGCTACAACGCCAACATCATCAAGCGCACGGAACAACGCTTCGCAGAGCTGAAGGGTCAGGGTTACAAAGTTGATCTGGTGTTGATCGGTCGTAAGGCGATCAGCTATTTCACCAATCGGCAGTACCCCATTCAGGCCACCTTTACTGGTCTGGAGCAGGTGCCCACGGCCGATGAAGCCGGTGCGATCGCCAACGAAGTGTTTGCAGAGTTTCTCTCTGATACCACTGATCGTGTGGAGATCATTTACACCAAATTCATCAATCTGGTGAGCTGCAAGCCTGTGGTGCAGACCCTGCTTCCCCTCGACCCCCAGGGGATTGCTGAGGCCGACGACGAAATTTTCCGTCTCACCACTAAGGAAGGTCGCCTCACGGTGGAAACGGGTTCGGGTCCTGCCAACACTCAGCCGAGCCTCCCGTCCGACATCGTGTTTGAGCAGAGCCCGGAGCAGTTGCTCAATGCTCTACTGCCGCTCTATCTGCAGAATCAGCTGCTGCGTTCCCTGCAGGAAGCCGCTGCTTCTGAGCTCGCCAGCCGGATGACGGCGATGAACAACGCCAGCGACAACGCCAAGGCCCTCGCCAAGACCCTGACTCTTGATTACAACAAGGCCCGTCAGGCGGCGATCACCCAGGAGATCCTTGAGGTGGTGGGCGGTGCCGCTGCGATGGTCTGA
- a CDS encoding CNNM domain-containing protein, with protein MTTDLLILLLMVLVVLAGSAVCSGVEAALLTVNPVRVHELAARTGPPAGARRLAQLRQRLGRTLSVLVIANNGFNIFGSMMLGGYAAWVFQKNQFSDVALPLFSVALTVLVILLGEILPKAIGTRLALPVALASAPVLHWLGVLMRPLVLLLERLLPAISEENEISTDENEIRLLARLGSQKGQIEADEAAMIAKVFQLNDLTARDLMTPRVAAPTLEGAATLEALRPQLLANPSAWWVVLGAEVDRVLGVASRDQLLKALLEQRGQLSAADLCEPVEFVPEMIRADRLLTSFRRDNSGVRVVVDEFGGFVGVIGADAVLAVLAGWWRKGAGVGIPE; from the coding sequence ATGACCACCGACTTGCTGATCCTGCTGTTGATGGTGCTGGTGGTGCTGGCTGGATCCGCCGTCTGCTCGGGGGTTGAAGCGGCCCTGCTCACGGTCAATCCCGTGCGCGTGCACGAGCTGGCCGCACGGACAGGCCCGCCAGCGGGGGCACGACGGCTAGCCCAGTTGCGTCAACGCCTCGGCCGCACCCTCTCGGTGTTGGTGATCGCCAACAACGGCTTCAACATTTTCGGCAGCATGATGCTCGGCGGCTACGCCGCCTGGGTGTTTCAGAAAAACCAGTTCAGCGACGTGGCCCTGCCGCTGTTTTCAGTGGCCCTCACCGTGCTGGTGATTCTGCTGGGTGAAATTCTTCCCAAGGCGATCGGCACCCGTCTCGCCCTGCCCGTGGCCCTGGCCAGTGCGCCGGTGCTGCACTGGCTCGGGGTGCTGATGCGCCCCCTGGTGCTGCTGCTGGAGCGCTTGCTGCCGGCGATCAGTGAAGAGAACGAAATCAGCACCGACGAGAACGAAATCCGTCTCCTGGCACGCCTCGGCTCTCAGAAAGGACAGATCGAAGCCGATGAGGCGGCGATGATCGCCAAGGTGTTCCAACTCAATGACCTCACCGCCAGGGATCTGATGACCCCCCGCGTGGCCGCACCCACCCTGGAGGGTGCGGCCACGCTCGAGGCCCTCCGCCCCCAGCTGCTGGCAAATCCCTCGGCCTGGTGGGTGGTGCTCGGCGCCGAGGTGGATCGGGTGCTCGGGGTGGCCAGCCGCGACCAGCTGCTGAAAGCCCTGCTGGAGCAACGCGGTCAGCTCAGCGCCGCTGATCTCTGCGAGCCGGTGGAGTTCGTGCCCGAAATGATTCGGGCCGACCGCTTGCTCACCAGCTTCCGACGCGACAACAGCGGTGTGCGCGTGGTGGTGGATGAATTCGGTGGCTTTGTGGGCGTGATCGGGGCCGATGCGGTGCTGGCGGTGCTGGCCGGCTGGTGGCGCAAGGGTGCGGGCGTGGGGATACCGGAATGA
- a CDS encoding NAD+ synthase — protein MRIALAQINPLVGDLPGNAARIFAACQQSQQQSEPADLLLTPELSLWGYPPRDLLLNPSGVAQQQTVMDHLSQDLHDLAPALAVLVGVVEPAGDSALPHLFNAVALIQGGRWRVVGRKQLLPSYDVFDESRYFRAASGPSCLTLNLAGQPWRLGLTICEDLWVEPTLQNQRLTGPDPVAALEPLGVDLLLNLSASPFAQEKSPLRRELAARAAARLNCPVIYVNQVGGNDELIFDGGSFVIDRPRDKAQAAPTLTLQLPICREALDLWDAGSTAAASELSRKGAAAIGHDHVAMSREEQLLRALVLGVHDYAGKCGFQRALLGLSGGIDSALVAVIACAALGADRVQALLMPSPWSSRGSIEDAAALAQRLGLHTDTTPIEALMDGFAATLTPVLQGPPADVTAENLQSRIRGTLLMAVANQQGQLLLSTGNKSELAVGYCTLYGDMNGGLAVIGDLYKSTVFALCDWLDNPASQACRRELGLPASGELVGRAIREKPPSAELRPDQKDSDSLPDYAVLDPLLRDLIEEHCGEEALLQRGHAPDTVTRVLRLFRRAEFKRRQAPPLLKVSRQAFGTGWRLPIAAV, from the coding sequence ATGCGCATCGCCCTGGCCCAGATCAATCCACTGGTGGGCGATCTACCGGGCAATGCCGCGCGCATCTTCGCCGCCTGCCAACAGAGCCAGCAGCAGAGCGAACCGGCGGATCTGCTGCTGACGCCGGAACTCTCGCTCTGGGGCTATCCCCCGCGCGACCTGCTGCTCAACCCCAGCGGTGTGGCGCAGCAACAGACGGTGATGGACCACCTGAGCCAAGACCTGCACGACCTCGCCCCGGCGCTGGCCGTGCTGGTGGGCGTGGTGGAACCGGCCGGCGACAGCGCTCTGCCCCATCTGTTCAATGCCGTGGCCTTGATCCAGGGGGGACGGTGGCGGGTGGTGGGCCGCAAACAGCTGCTCCCCAGCTACGACGTATTTGATGAAAGCCGTTATTTCCGCGCCGCCAGCGGCCCCTCCTGCCTGACCCTCAACCTGGCCGGGCAGCCCTGGCGCCTGGGACTCACCATCTGCGAAGACCTCTGGGTGGAGCCCACGCTCCAGAACCAGCGGCTCACAGGCCCCGATCCTGTGGCAGCCCTGGAACCGCTCGGCGTGGATCTGCTGCTGAATCTTTCCGCCTCCCCGTTCGCCCAGGAGAAATCCCCCCTGCGCCGCGAGCTGGCCGCACGGGCCGCCGCCCGCCTCAACTGCCCGGTGATCTACGTGAATCAGGTGGGCGGCAACGATGAACTCATCTTTGATGGCGGCAGTTTTGTGATCGACCGCCCCAGGGATAAGGCCCAGGCCGCACCCACGCTCACCCTGCAGCTGCCGATCTGCAGGGAAGCGCTGGACCTCTGGGATGCCGGCAGCACAGCCGCCGCTTCTGAGCTCAGCCGCAAAGGTGCCGCAGCGATCGGGCACGATCACGTCGCCATGAGCCGCGAAGAGCAACTGCTCCGCGCTCTGGTGCTGGGGGTGCACGACTACGCCGGCAAATGTGGCTTCCAGCGCGCCCTACTCGGCCTGAGTGGAGGCATCGATTCCGCCCTGGTGGCCGTGATCGCCTGCGCTGCCCTCGGGGCCGATCGGGTGCAGGCCCTGCTGATGCCCTCCCCCTGGAGCTCCAGGGGCTCAATCGAGGATGCCGCTGCCTTGGCGCAACGGCTGGGCCTCCACACCGACACCACACCGATCGAGGCGCTCATGGACGGCTTCGCCGCCACACTGACGCCGGTGCTCCAGGGGCCGCCGGCGGATGTGACCGCCGAAAATCTCCAATCGCGCATCCGCGGCACCCTGCTGATGGCCGTGGCCAACCAGCAGGGCCAGTTGCTGCTCTCCACGGGTAACAAGTCGGAACTTGCGGTGGGGTATTGCACCCTCTATGGCGACATGAACGGAGGCCTGGCGGTGATCGGCGACCTCTACAAATCCACCGTCTTCGCGCTCTGCGACTGGCTCGACAATCCCGCCAGCCAGGCCTGCCGCCGCGAGCTGGGGCTGCCAGCCAGCGGTGAACTGGTGGGGCGCGCGATCCGGGAGAAACCCCCCAGTGCCGAGCTAAGGCCCGACCAGAAAGACAGCGATTCCCTGCCCGATTACGCCGTGCTCGATCCGCTGCTGCGCGACCTGATCGAAGAGCACTGCGGAGAGGAAGCGTTGCTGCAGCGTGGCCATGCCCCCGACACGGTCACCCGGGTGCTGCGCCTGTTCCGCCGGGCCGAATTCAAACGACGCCAGGCGCCACCGCTCCTGAAGGTGAGCCGTCAGGCTTTCGGCACAGGCTGGCGGCTGCCGATCGCCGCCGTCTGA
- the atpA gene encoding F0F1 ATP synthase subunit alpha: protein MVSIRPDEISAILKQQIEDYDKSVSVSNVGSVLQVGDGIARVYGLQQAMAGELLEFEDGTEGIALNLEDDNVGAVLMGEGLGIQEGSTVRATGKIASVPVGDALLGRVVNPLGQPIDGKGDLATNETRLIESPAPGIIQRKSVHEPMQTGITAIDAMIPIGRGQRELIIGDRQTGKTAIAIDTILNQKDQDVVCVYVAVGQKAASVAQVTEVLRERGALDYTVVVAANASEPAALQYLAPYTGASIAESFMYKGKATLVIYDDLTKQAQAYRQMSLLLRRPPGREAYPGDVFYLHSRLLERAAKLSDAMGKGSMTALPIIETQAGDVSAYIPTNVISITDGQVFLSSDLFNSGLRPAINVGISVSRVGGAAQTKAIKKIAGTLKLELAQFDELAAFSQFASDLDAATQKQLGRGKRLRELLKQPQFSPLILAEQVAIVYAGVKGLIDDVPVDQVVQFSRELREYLKSNKPEYIQKIQEEKVLSPEAETMLKEAIAEVTSTMLATAN, encoded by the coding sequence ATGGTTTCCATCCGTCCAGACGAGATCAGCGCCATCCTCAAACAGCAGATCGAGGACTACGACAAGTCCGTTTCGGTCAGCAACGTCGGCAGTGTGCTCCAGGTGGGCGACGGTATCGCCCGTGTCTACGGCCTGCAGCAGGCCATGGCCGGCGAACTGCTTGAGTTCGAAGATGGCACCGAGGGCATCGCTCTGAACCTCGAAGACGACAACGTCGGCGCGGTGCTGATGGGTGAAGGCTTGGGGATTCAGGAGGGGAGCACGGTGCGGGCCACCGGCAAGATCGCATCGGTTCCCGTGGGTGACGCCCTGCTGGGCCGGGTGGTCAACCCCCTGGGCCAGCCGATCGATGGCAAAGGCGACCTCGCGACCAATGAAACGCGTCTGATCGAGTCGCCTGCGCCCGGCATCATCCAGCGCAAATCGGTGCACGAGCCGATGCAGACCGGCATCACCGCCATCGACGCGATGATCCCCATCGGCCGTGGCCAGCGTGAGCTGATCATCGGCGACCGTCAGACCGGTAAGACCGCAATCGCCATCGACACCATCCTCAACCAGAAGGATCAGGATGTGGTCTGTGTGTATGTGGCCGTCGGTCAGAAAGCAGCGTCTGTTGCCCAGGTCACCGAGGTGCTGCGTGAGCGTGGTGCCCTCGACTACACGGTCGTGGTGGCGGCCAACGCCTCCGAGCCCGCGGCCCTCCAGTACTTGGCTCCTTACACCGGCGCCTCGATCGCTGAGTCCTTCATGTACAAGGGCAAAGCCACCCTGGTGATTTACGACGATCTCACCAAGCAGGCCCAGGCTTATCGCCAGATGTCTCTGCTGCTCCGTCGTCCCCCCGGTCGTGAGGCCTACCCCGGCGACGTGTTCTATCTCCACAGCCGTCTGCTCGAGCGTGCCGCCAAGCTGTCTGACGCCATGGGCAAAGGCTCGATGACCGCACTGCCGATCATCGAAACCCAGGCCGGTGACGTGTCGGCTTACATCCCCACCAACGTGATTTCGATCACGGATGGTCAGGTGTTCCTCAGTTCCGATCTGTTCAACTCAGGCCTGCGTCCGGCCATCAACGTCGGTATCTCCGTGAGCCGGGTGGGTGGTGCCGCTCAGACCAAGGCGATCAAGAAGATTGCCGGCACCCTGAAGCTGGAACTGGCTCAGTTCGATGAACTGGCGGCGTTCTCTCAGTTCGCCTCGGATCTGGATGCGGCCACCCAGAAGCAACTCGGTCGCGGTAAGCGTCTGCGCGAGCTGCTCAAGCAGCCCCAGTTCAGTCCGCTGATTCTGGCTGAGCAGGTCGCCATTGTTTACGCCGGTGTCAAGGGGCTGATCGATGACGTTCCCGTTGATCAGGTGGTGCAGTTCTCCCGCGAGCTGCGTGAATACCTGAAGAGCAACAAGCCGGAGTACATCCAGAAGATTCAGGAGGAGAAGGTTCTCAGCCCCGAGGCCGAAACCATGCTCAAGGAGGCCATCGCTGAAGTCACCTCCACCATGCTGGCCACCGCCAACTGA
- a CDS encoding putative 2OG-Fe(II) oxygenase, whose protein sequence is MELHALFPTVVATDHLDLDPLELAALLQTVLQCRAEASGNPDPGCAWTGDLNGVWQLHQHPACRLIMEQVIQRVWGYLDATGFDLTRLELHLQRCWPVLSDWGQVVGRHHHPNAHLSAVLYLSGDGTGADGCLCLHAPSQCNELVPGLAVGHDAPIAPHHPCNQSRWTLAPKPGLLVLFPSRLDHSVEENGEAEALRVSISFDFVLTAPASGEPPEYLAPHPGHWQRCPRPES, encoded by the coding sequence TTGGAGCTGCATGCCCTTTTCCCCACCGTGGTCGCCACCGATCATCTCGATCTCGACCCTTTGGAGCTTGCGGCTCTCCTGCAGACGGTGCTGCAGTGTCGAGCCGAGGCCAGCGGCAACCCCGATCCAGGCTGTGCCTGGACCGGCGATCTGAACGGTGTGTGGCAGCTGCATCAGCATCCCGCCTGTCGGCTGATCATGGAGCAGGTGATCCAACGGGTTTGGGGGTATCTGGACGCGACCGGTTTCGACCTGACCCGTTTGGAGCTGCATCTCCAGCGCTGCTGGCCTGTGCTGAGTGACTGGGGCCAGGTGGTGGGGCGCCACCACCATCCCAATGCCCACCTCAGTGCCGTGCTGTATCTCAGTGGCGATGGCACCGGTGCCGATGGCTGCCTCTGTTTGCATGCGCCGAGCCAGTGCAATGAGCTCGTTCCCGGCCTGGCGGTGGGGCATGACGCGCCGATTGCGCCCCATCACCCCTGCAATCAATCCCGTTGGACCTTGGCGCCCAAGCCCGGGTTGCTGGTGTTGTTTCCCTCCCGCCTCGATCACAGTGTTGAGGAGAACGGGGAGGCCGAGGCGCTACGGGTGTCGATCAGCTTTGATTTTGTGCTGACGGCACCCGCCAGCGGCGAACCCCCGGAATATCTGGCGCCCCATCCCGGGCACTGGCAGCGCTGCCCGCGCCCTGAGAGCTGA
- a CDS encoding nicotinate-nucleotide adenylyltransferase codes for MTAAPGLALFGTSADPPTCGHQALLEGLTDRFAQVATWASDNPSKQHAIPLEQRLELLSTLVQSMQAPRLQLVQELSSPYAITTLQRAEARWPGCPLSFVVGSDLTGQIPRWKDAASLLQRCQLVIVPRQGWPIQHQDLDQLRNLGGQVEILPLTIPATASSSIRQRPAADQIPAALHPLLLKHNFYGFAPGSG; via the coding sequence ATGACGGCAGCTCCTGGCCTTGCCCTGTTCGGCACCAGCGCCGATCCGCCCACCTGCGGGCATCAGGCCCTGCTGGAGGGACTAACCGATCGCTTTGCCCAGGTGGCCACCTGGGCGAGCGACAACCCCTCCAAGCAGCACGCCATCCCCCTGGAGCAGCGCCTCGAATTGCTCAGCACCCTCGTGCAGTCGATGCAGGCCCCCCGGTTGCAGCTGGTGCAGGAGCTCAGCAGCCCGTATGCGATCACCACCCTGCAACGCGCCGAAGCGCGCTGGCCCGGTTGCCCCCTCAGCTTTGTGGTGGGCAGTGACCTCACTGGCCAGATCCCCCGCTGGAAAGACGCGGCATCGCTGCTGCAACGCTGCCAGCTGGTGATCGTGCCCCGCCAAGGCTGGCCGATCCAGCACCAGGATCTCGATCAACTGCGCAACCTGGGCGGCCAGGTGGAGATCTTGCCGCTCACGATTCCAGCAACGGCCAGTTCGAGCATCCGGCAACGGCCGGCAGCGGACCAGATTCCAGCGGCCCTGCACCCCCTGCTGCTAAAGCACAATTTCTATGGTTTTGCCCCCGGCTCGGGCTGA
- the ald gene encoding alanine dehydrogenase, with protein MAHSVLTAPMASIGVPTEIKADEQRVALTPDGVRDLVTQGLEVRVQAGAGDGAGIADAAFAAAGAQVVDRDTAWAAHLVVKVKEPQEEEFRFLRDDMVLFTYLHLAAYPKVGQALLDAGTTGVAYETVQLENGSLPLLAPMSEIAGRLAAQVGARLLERPNGGRGVLIGGCTGVRPARVVVLGAGTVGWNAARLAAAMDAEVMLLDRSPERLRSLEADRRGRLMSVVSSRGLLERLVPTADLLIGAVLTPGGRAPTLVDEEMVQQMQPGSVIVDVAIDQGGCVATSRETTHTDPTVTIHGVQHYAVGNMPGAVPFTSTEALVSVTLPYILGIAGRGLEEAVTERPELLSGLNTVQGAVCHPGVAKALGVPPRHPMACLR; from the coding sequence ATGGCACACTCCGTTCTCACCGCTCCGATGGCGAGCATCGGGGTTCCCACCGAAATCAAGGCGGATGAGCAGCGGGTAGCCCTCACCCCGGATGGCGTCAGGGATCTGGTCACCCAGGGGTTGGAGGTGCGCGTGCAGGCCGGCGCCGGTGATGGCGCAGGCATCGCCGATGCAGCCTTTGCAGCGGCCGGCGCCCAGGTGGTGGATCGGGACACGGCCTGGGCGGCCCATCTGGTGGTGAAAGTGAAGGAACCGCAGGAGGAGGAGTTCCGGTTCCTGCGGGATGACATGGTGCTGTTCACCTACCTGCACCTGGCCGCCTACCCGAAGGTGGGCCAGGCCCTGCTGGATGCGGGCACCACCGGCGTGGCCTACGAGACGGTGCAACTGGAAAACGGCAGCCTGCCCCTGCTGGCACCGATGAGCGAAATCGCCGGACGCCTCGCGGCTCAGGTGGGCGCGCGGCTGCTGGAGAGGCCGAACGGTGGTCGCGGCGTGCTGATCGGTGGCTGCACCGGCGTGCGCCCGGCCCGGGTGGTCGTGCTCGGAGCCGGCACGGTGGGCTGGAATGCGGCCCGGCTGGCGGCGGCGATGGATGCGGAGGTGATGCTGCTGGATCGCTCCCCCGAGCGGTTACGCAGCCTGGAAGCCGACCGGCGCGGGCGGCTGATGAGCGTGGTGAGCAGCCGAGGCCTGCTGGAACGGCTAGTGCCCACCGCCGACCTGCTGATCGGTGCCGTGCTCACCCCCGGCGGCCGTGCCCCCACGCTGGTGGATGAGGAGATGGTGCAACAGATGCAACCCGGCTCGGTGATCGTCGATGTGGCGATCGATCAGGGGGGCTGTGTGGCCACCAGCCGGGAAACAACCCACACCGATCCCACAGTGACCATCCATGGCGTGCAGCACTACGCCGTGGGCAACATGCCCGGTGCGGTGCCATTCACCTCCACCGAAGCACTGGTCAGCGTCACGCTCCCCTACATCCTCGGCATCGCCGGTCGCGGCTTGGAGGAAGCCGTCACCGAGCGGCCAGAACTGCTCTCCGGCCTGAACACCGTCCAGGGGGCGGTCTGCCATCCAGGCGTTGCCAAGGCGCTGGGCGTTCCCCCGAGGCACCCGATGGCTTGCCTGCGCTGA